One part of the Glycine max cultivar Williams 82 chromosome 14, Glycine_max_v4.0, whole genome shotgun sequence genome encodes these proteins:
- the LOC106795901 gene encoding ATP-dependent Clp protease proteolytic subunit-like: MTARGTEGNVMGLLLRERIVFLGSSIDDFVANAIMSQLLLLDAQYPTKDIRLFINSTSGSLKLDEPLLLSDTITKEEGQLLADVCRLLSTQRHYNSRSFPMSTIDELLEDLGKASWFTKLDLRQGFHQILMVEEDISKTGFRTNHEHYEYHVMPFGLCNAPSTFQATMNARL, encoded by the exons ATGACGGCGAGAGGCACGGAGGGCAACGTGATGGGGCTGTTGCTGAGGGAGAGGATCGTGTTCCTCGGAAGCAGCATCGACGACTTTGTGGCTAATGCTATCATGAGCCAGTTGCTATTGTTGGATGCCCAATACCCCACTAAGGATATCAGGCTCTTTATTAATTCCACTAGTGGCTCTCTCAAGTTAGACGAG CCCCTTCTCCTCTCCGATACTATTACTAAAGAAGAAGGACAGTTGCTGGCGGATGTGTGTCGATTATTGAGCACTCAACGCCATTACAATTCGCGATCGTTTCCAATGTCAACTATAGACGAGTTATTGGAAGACCTTGGCAAGGCTTCCTGGTTCACCAAGTTGGACCTTCGTCAAGGTTTCCATCAAATTCTGATGGTTGAAGAAGACATTTCCAAAACGGGCTTCCGAACAAATCATGAGCACTACGAATACCATGTTATGCCTTTTGGATTGTGTAATGCCCCTTCTACTTTTCAAGCTACTATGAATGCTCGCCTTTAG